A stretch of Deltaproteobacteria bacterium DNA encodes these proteins:
- the pilM gene encoding pilus assembly protein PilM, with product MPQSLLGVDIGSYSVKIIHVERGLSEFKIVNFFELPLVAAELLNHEQAGSAALTKFFQDHPLKYDYAVMSLPGNLVAVRYLELPFTKKQKIDSVIGLELEEYVPFESDQLTMDYHVIERLGGLSRVLVAYLKVETFKKNLATLQAGGLDPRYIGVDSIDLSHLSQTNCLPTQGTYVLLDVGHSKTNLVFMRGNRLRAVRTLNVGGLHFTQSLQEALQIPYAEAEEHKHSQGQISDTTDAGSVALKQVAMRLFHEVKQTLFAYYERGEAPIDALYLCGGGSRLAGIDQFFSNCLRVNVSPLDVLDDHYTHLSDRETVRPIIPTAFGAALRAIFPGKVVALNFRQGDFAYKRDIEQLEGSFKKIGVLAATVAFLALVHFISSYWILSGRVEKLNKNVDKMVRNSLGDVATPKGSSKILTASKALTELTNKTKTLKDKLAKMENEQSMSALEVLKKISDATPNREEVTIDVGELNIASNRVSFKGKTTSYDAVAKIQANLQKQPGFQNVTTGDQKKGINDEINFTISFDLAATN from the coding sequence ATGCCGCAGTCCCTATTAGGAGTCGATATTGGTTCTTACTCCGTTAAAATTATTCATGTTGAACGTGGCTTAAGCGAATTTAAGATCGTCAATTTTTTTGAATTACCGCTGGTGGCAGCTGAGCTGTTAAATCATGAACAGGCCGGTAGCGCAGCGCTTACCAAGTTTTTCCAAGATCATCCCTTAAAATACGATTATGCGGTTATGTCTTTACCGGGCAATCTTGTTGCCGTTCGTTATTTAGAACTTCCTTTTACTAAAAAGCAAAAAATCGACTCAGTCATTGGCTTAGAATTAGAAGAATACGTGCCGTTTGAAAGTGATCAACTCACCATGGATTATCATGTCATTGAACGATTGGGCGGTTTGAGCCGGGTATTGGTGGCTTATTTAAAGGTAGAAACCTTTAAGAAAAATTTAGCAACGCTGCAAGCCGGCGGTTTAGACCCTCGTTATATAGGGGTTGATTCGATTGACTTGAGCCACTTGAGTCAAACCAATTGTTTGCCCACGCAAGGGACTTATGTCTTGTTAGACGTGGGTCATAGTAAAACCAATTTAGTTTTTATGCGCGGGAATCGTTTAAGGGCCGTTCGTACCCTGAATGTGGGCGGGTTGCATTTTACTCAAAGTTTACAAGAAGCGTTGCAAATACCTTATGCCGAAGCAGAAGAACATAAGCATAGCCAAGGCCAAATTTCTGATACCACCGATGCAGGCAGTGTAGCTTTAAAGCAAGTAGCCATGAGATTATTTCATGAAGTGAAGCAAACTTTATTTGCTTATTATGAACGGGGTGAGGCCCCGATTGACGCCCTTTATTTATGCGGGGGTGGTTCGCGCCTAGCCGGCATCGACCAATTTTTTAGTAATTGTTTGCGGGTCAATGTGAGCCCCTTAGATGTTTTAGATGATCATTATACTCACTTAAGCGACCGTGAAACCGTGCGCCCTATTATTCCCACCGCCTTTGGGGCAGCTCTCCGTGCGATATTTCCCGGCAAGGTAGTGGCGCTCAATTTTAGGCAAGGAGATTTTGCTTATAAACGTGACATTGAACAACTCGAAGGCAGTTTTAAAAAGATAGGGGTTTTAGCGGCCACCGTAGCCTTTTTGGCGTTGGTGCATTTCATTTCAAGTTATTGGATTTTGTCAGGCCGGGTAGAAAAATTAAATAAAAACGTCGATAAAATGGTGCGCAATTCTTTGGGTGACGTGGCAACGCCCAAAGGAAGTAGCAAAATTTTAACCGCATCAAAAGCCCTCACCGAGTTAACCAATAAAACCAAGACGCTAAAAGATAAATTAGCCAAGATGGAAAATGAACAATCAATGAGCGCCTTAGAGGTGTTAAAGAAAATTTCTGATGCAACACCCAATCGAGAAGAAGTAACCATCGACGTGGGCGAACTCAATATTGCCAGCAATCGAGTTAGCTTTAAGGGAAAAACCACTTCTTATGATGCGGTGGCCAAGATTCAGGCCAACTTACAAAAACAACCTGGTTTTCAAAACGTAACCACCGGTGACCAAAAGAAAGGAATCAACGACGAGATTAATTTTACAATCTCTTTTGATCTCGCAGCTACGAATTGA
- a CDS encoding prepilin-type N-terminal cleavage/methylation domain-containing protein: MLRICVKNQKGLTLIEIMVAIAILGMMAVLLFQSIDGMLDSQEEVVKLDDGTHLATNALNKIFDDLQASFLIKSPVMLGDNPDYKIGFMGKEDRLDFNSFSHRRFVKDQKETEVAEIGYYLKSRDDLSGVYYLMRRESSKIDQKIDEGGRSDILLDNVKSLQLEYYDSRAKEYTKTWDTFLGSIQDRLPRAVKVTLTVYLDLNVNSLNDEANQFVYRVIVPIALSQKAIEL, from the coding sequence ATGTTACGAATATGCGTTAAAAATCAAAAGGGATTAACCCTTATTGAAATCATGGTGGCCATTGCCATTCTAGGCATGATGGCAGTGCTACTTTTTCAATCGATTGATGGCATGTTAGATTCGCAAGAAGAGGTGGTTAAATTAGACGACGGGACTCATTTGGCAACCAACGCCCTCAACAAAATATTTGATGATCTACAGGCTAGTTTTCTCATTAAATCACCGGTCATGTTAGGGGATAATCCTGATTACAAAATTGGTTTTATGGGCAAAGAAGACAGGCTCGATTTTAATTCTTTTAGTCATCGCAGGTTTGTTAAAGATCAAAAAGAAACCGAAGTGGCAGAAATTGGGTATTATTTAAAATCTCGCGATGACCTGTCAGGGGTTTATTATTTGATGCGGCGCGAATCGTCTAAGATTGATCAAAAAATCGATGAAGGTGGTAGGTCTGATATTTTGTTAGATAATGTCAAAAGTTTGCAACTGGAATATTACGATTCCAGGGCCAAAGAATATACCAAAACCTGGGATACTTTTTTAGGCAGCATTCAAGACCGCTTACCCAGGGCCGTTAAAGTGACCTTAACGGTTTACTTAGATTTAAATGTCAATTCATTAAATGATGAAGCCAATCAATTTGTTTATCGTGTCATTGTGCCCATTGCATTGTCACAAAAGGCGATTGAACTATGA
- a CDS encoding prepilin-type N-terminal cleavage/methylation domain-containing protein codes for MTPISVVKRQVKPNPNNQGLTLIEIMVVIALVATIMALGVTVITDVSDSDLKEASSRLSGTLKYVFNEAAIQKKYYRIVIDLDSQQYYAEARTSPFLISINQEVKAPTKKPEEKPEATSEPEELMQQPEGDDFAKVEEYLIEPQQLSDPVKIVDVFVGHLAQKATTGKVEIYFFPHGWTEPTVINLTNGEEDNYYSIIVNPATGKAEIKNEYTEANITDHE; via the coding sequence ATGACGCCGATCTCAGTAGTGAAGAGACAGGTGAAGCCAAACCCGAATAATCAGGGGCTCACCCTCATTGAAATCATGGTTGTGATCGCTTTGGTGGCTACCATCATGGCCTTAGGTGTCACCGTGATCACCGATGTGAGTGATTCAGATCTCAAAGAGGCTTCGAGTCGTTTGAGTGGCACTTTAAAATATGTCTTTAACGAAGCGGCCATTCAAAAAAAATATTATCGTATAGTGATCGACCTCGACAGTCAGCAATATTATGCCGAGGCGCGAACTTCGCCTTTTCTAATATCCATTAATCAAGAAGTGAAAGCGCCTACCAAAAAGCCAGAAGAAAAACCCGAAGCAACCTCAGAACCAGAAGAACTGATGCAGCAACCCGAGGGGGATGACTTTGCCAAAGTAGAAGAATATTTAATCGAGCCGCAACAATTAAGTGACCCCGTGAAGATCGTCGATGTTTTTGTGGGGCACTTGGCGCAAAAGGCCACCACAGGTAAAGTAGAGATTTATTTTTTCCCGCATGGTTGGACAGAACCTACGGTTATTAATTTAACCAACGGGGAAGAAGACAATTATTATTCAATTATCGTCAACCCAGCTACCGGCAAGGCTGAAATCAAGAATGAATATACTGAAGCCAATATCACCGACCACGAATAA
- a CDS encoding general secretion pathway protein GspK → MAVLSAAVVEFAYNENVVFSLAQNQQERVQAYFLAVSAINFTKLILKADKEVKGFAKSANKQYGTNIKIPPLYELVPLNTFLLRQAASMGVGETIPTLPPEDTATPSASGSPLGDMQKGVNLFDPKVMEQFLAFEGDFAAVVTEEEAKINLNAFYQLNPKQKEYLRLRRILFFLLASEEFKDFFSNRLKDAEDLAGNIADFIDRDDLSNGLQGEELGPERSKYQDPNRRPKNGKLISLEELLLVEGMNDDLFEKLKNHVTIYGKDGKILACRANESIIKAMILAYVEGDPRVQGISMDNKELLDKAVMAAQTACPDVTAMTTNVDTALGIVSATTTPTGPKPPPATGATTPPTTASAAFGSMIKTDGFVYTVIGTGALGEDLDRQTKVNIRVVLDTTEKIPAHWKLLYWRVE, encoded by the coding sequence TTGGCTGTCTTAAGTGCTGCGGTGGTGGAGTTTGCCTATAATGAAAACGTGGTGTTTAGTTTGGCACAAAATCAACAAGAAAGGGTGCAGGCCTATTTTTTAGCGGTATCGGCCATCAATTTTACCAAACTCATTTTAAAGGCCGATAAAGAAGTGAAGGGTTTTGCAAAATCGGCGAATAAGCAATATGGCACCAATATCAAAATTCCCCCCTTGTATGAACTTGTTCCACTCAATACTTTCTTACTGCGGCAAGCCGCTTCGATGGGAGTGGGGGAAACAATCCCAACGCTTCCTCCCGAGGATACGGCTACTCCCAGCGCAAGCGGCAGTCCTTTGGGAGATATGCAAAAGGGGGTAAACCTCTTTGACCCGAAAGTAATGGAGCAATTTCTGGCTTTTGAAGGAGATTTTGCTGCAGTCGTAACGGAAGAAGAGGCCAAAATTAATCTTAACGCCTTTTATCAACTCAATCCTAAGCAAAAAGAATACCTACGCTTACGCCGCATCTTATTCTTTTTACTAGCTTCCGAGGAGTTTAAGGATTTCTTTAGTAATCGTCTTAAAGATGCTGAAGATCTTGCTGGAAATATTGCTGATTTTATTGATAGAGATGATTTGAGCAATGGTTTGCAAGGCGAAGAGTTAGGGCCTGAGCGCAGCAAATACCAAGACCCCAATCGGCGCCCTAAAAATGGGAAACTTATTTCTCTTGAAGAGTTATTATTAGTCGAGGGGATGAACGACGATCTTTTTGAAAAACTTAAAAACCATGTTACTATTTATGGTAAAGACGGTAAAATCTTGGCATGTCGGGCAAATGAATCTATTATAAAGGCTATGATTTTAGCCTATGTGGAAGGTGACCCTAGGGTGCAAGGAATCTCCATGGATAATAAAGAATTATTAGATAAGGCCGTTATGGCAGCTCAAACGGCTTGCCCCGATGTAACGGCCATGACCACTAACGTCGATACGGCCTTGGGGATTGTTTCAGCAACGACCACCCCCACCGGCCCCAAGCCGCCTCCGGCTACCGGTGCAACAACTCCTCCAACCACCGCTAGTGCAGCCTTTGGCAGCATGATTAAAACAGACGGTTTTGTTTATACCGTGATCGGAACGGGTGCGTTGGGTGAAGATTTAGATCGTCAAACCAAGGTTAATATCCGAGTGGTGCTTGACACCACCGAAAAAATCCCCGCCCATTGGAAATTGCTTTATTGGAGGGTGGAATAA